The following proteins are encoded in a genomic region of Alosa alosa isolate M-15738 ecotype Scorff River chromosome 10, AALO_Geno_1.1, whole genome shotgun sequence:
- the LOC125301698 gene encoding NADH-cytochrome b5 reductase 3 yields the protein MKYAVSTAVVTAGVVVVVTTAGIALGYYFYGRKKKPLVTLLDPTVKYQLRLIDKEVLSHDTRKFRFVLPSEEHILGLPVGKHVYLSARVDGNLVVRPYTPVSSDDDQGFVDLVVKIYFRNVHPKFPEGGKMSQYLESLRVGDVIDFRGPGGLLEYTGTGTFAVQPDKKSPPETKSAATLGLIAGGTGITPMLQLVRAIIKDPSDQTTCHLLFANQTEKDILLRDELEEIQARHPDRFKLWFTVDRAPEGWEYSEGFISADMIQEHLPPPSDDCMVLMCGPPPMIQFACNPNLDKLGYRQTQRFAY from the exons ATGAAATACGCCGTG TCCACAGCAGTCGTGACGgcgggagtggtggtggtggtgaccaCAGCGGGCATTGCACTGGGCTATTATTTCTATGGCCGGAAGAAGAAGCCTTTAGTCACCCTGCTCGACCCCACAGTCAAATACCAGCTCAGGCTCATCGACAAGGAG GTGCTCAGCCATGACACCCGCAAGTTCCGCTTCGTCCTCCCCAGCGAGGAGCACATCCTGGGCCTGCCTGTAG GGAAGCATGTGTACCTGTCTGCTCGTGTTGATGGCAACCTGGTGGTGCGCCCATACACTCCCGTGTCCAGTGACGACGACCAGGGATTTGTTGACTTGGTGGTGAAG ATTTACTTCCGGAATGTACACCCCAAGTTTCCCGAGGGGGGGAAGATGTCCCAGTATCTGGAGAGTCTGCGTGTGGGAGACGTCATCGATTTCAGAGGCCCGGGGGGGCTGCTGGAGTACACTGGCACCG GTACGTTTGCAGTGCAGCCGGATAAGAAGTCTCCCCCTGAGACCAAGTCTGCTGCCACGTTGGGGCTCATTGCCGGGGGAACAG GTATCACTCCTATGTTGCAGCTGGTGAGGGCTATCATTAAGGACCCCAGTGACCAGACCACATGCCACCTGCTGTTTGccaaccag ACTGAGAAGGACATTCTGCTTCGAGATGAGCTAGAGGAGATTCAAGCCAGACATCCAGACCGCTTCAAGCTATGGTTCACTGTGGACCGTGCTccagaag GGTGGGAGTACAGCGAGGGCTTCATCAGTGCAGACATGATCCAGGAGCACCTGCCCCCCCCCAGCGACGACTGCATGGTCCTGATGTGCGGTCCTCCCCCCATGATCCAGTTTGCCTGCAACCCCAACCTGGACAAGCTGGGCTACCGACAGACCCAGCGCTTCGCTTACTAG
- the LOC125301697 gene encoding aminopeptidase B isoform X2 gives MDKINALHSDKADDVATSSSFRQFKIEHFHLDLSVDFDKKNISATETLRLRCIRDQQSEVLLDIHPSLSFQEVSYCQGYDDTEWKKVEFLTRDFTSYGTTLVVKFPAPWKADEKFRVAIKYAATDGPGMSWLVPAQTSERRLPFLYTSGFPVLNRSLFPGFHTPMAKSPYSATVQVPEGFTAVMSATTWEHRKADNSFLFRMEQPIPSYLVALAVGDLVSAEVGPRTRVWSEPCLLEAAKTEYDGVIEGFLSVGEKLFGPYVWGRYDVLFMPPSFPFGGMENPCLTFVTPCLLAGDRSLADVIVHEICHSWFGNLVTNANWGDFWLNEGFTMYAQRRVCRELYGEAYTCLEAATGRALLKQHIDNTGEDHPLNKLRVKIKPGVDPDDTYNETPYEKGFCFVSYLAHLVDDQSRFDSFLQAYVDKFKFCSVMSEDTLEFFLEYFPELHKKGVHQIKGLEFESWLNVPGWPPYLPDLSAGQSLMKPAEQLAELWVQPSLDMTAIGKVNAKPWKTYQTVYFLEQILGKSPLPEGNMKKLEEHYPHIVESSNAELRLRWAQIIAKNQHQPGYQHIRKFLSSQGKQKYTLPVYRALWGGSKETRALATDVFSSTAHQLHVNVRNYVKKILS, from the exons ATGGACAAAATCAACGCCTTGCATTCGGATAAAGCTGACGATGTGGCTACTTCTTCCAGCTTCCGTCAATTCAAGAtcgagcattttcatcttgacCTCAGCGTTGATTTTGATAAGAAAAATATATCAGCCACCGAGACTCTCCGGCTGAGGTGCATTCGGGACCAACAAAGCGAAGTGCTGCTAGATATCCACCCGTCTCTGAGCTTCCAAGAGGTGTCCTACTGCCAGGGCTACGATGACACCGAATGGAAAAAAGTAGAATTTCTCACCAGGGACTTCACAAGCTATGGTACCACTCTGGTCGTTAAATTCCCTGCGCCGTGGAAAGCCGATGAAAAATTCCGGGTGGCTATCAAATATGCTGCCACTGACGGACCAGGG ATGTCGTGGCTGGTGCCTGCCCAGACTAGCGAGCGGAGGTTGCCGTTCCTCTACACCAGCGGTTTCCCGGTCCTGAACAGAAGCCTGTTCCCCGGCTTCCACACGCCTATGGCAAAGAGCCCTTACTCGGCCACAGTGCAG GTGCCTGAGGGCTTCACAGCGGTCATGAGCGCCACCACGTGGGAACACAGGAAGGCGGACAACAGCTTCCTGTTCCGCATGGAGCAGCCCATCCCCTCCTACCTGGTGGCGCTTGCTGTGGGGGACCTGGTGTCCGCCGAGGTGGGGCCCAg GACTCGTGTGTGGTCAGAGCCGTGTCTGCTGGAGGCCGCTAAGACTGAGTATGACGGCGTGATCGAAGGCTTCCTGTCTGTTGGAGAGAAGCTGTTTGGGCCATACGTGTGGGGAAG GTATGACGTGCTGTTCATGCCGCCCTCCTTCCCCTTCGGTGGCATGGAGAACCCCTGCCTGACGTTCGTGACCCCGTGCCTGCTGGCGGGCGACCGCTCGCTCGCCGACGTCATCGTGCACGAGATATGCCACAGCTGGTTCGGTAACCTGGTGACCAACGCCAACTGGGGAGACTTCTGGCTCAACGAGGGGTTCACTATGTACGCCCAGAGACGCGTGTGCCGGGAGCTCTACG GTGAGGCGTACACCTGTCTGGAAGCTGCCACAGGCCGCGCCCTGCTGAAGCAGCACATAGATAACACCGGAGAGGACCACCCCCTCAATAAACTACGCGTCAAAATCAAGCCAG ggGTGGACCCTGATGACACCTATAATGAGACACCCTATGAGAAGGGCTTCTGTTTTGTCTCATACCTGGCTCACCTGGTGGATGACCAGAGCCGCTTTGACTCCTTCCTCCAG GCCTACGTGGACAAGTTTAAGTTCTGCAGCGTGATGTCCGAGGACACGCTGGAGTTCTTCCTGGAATACTTCCCTGAGCTGCACAAGAAGGGCGTCCACCAGATCAAGg GTCTGGAGTTTGAGAGCTGGTTGAATGTCCCCGGGTGGCCACCGTACCTGCCTGACCTGTCTGCAGGGCAGAGCCTGATGAAGCCGGCGGAGCAGCTGGCAGAGCTGTGGGTGCAGCCGAGTCTGGACATGACGGCCATCGGCAAGGTCAATGCCAAGCCCTGGAAGACCTACCAGACCGTCTACTTCCTGGAGCAGATCCTGGGGAAGTCACCACTGCCTGAGG GTAACATGAAGAAGCTGGAGGAGCACTACCCTCACATCGTGGAGTCCAGCAACGCAGAGCTGCGTCTCCGCTGGGCTCAGATCATCGCCAAGAACCAGCACCAACCGGGCTACCAGCACATCCGCAAATTCCTCAGCTCACAG ggcAAGCAGAAGTATACTCTGCCGGTGTACCGTGCCCTGTGGGGGGGTTCCAAGGAGACGCGTGCTCTGGCCACGGATGTGTTCTCCAGCACCGCGCATCAGCTCCACGTCAATGTCCGCAACTACGTGAAGAAGATCCTCAGCTGA
- the LOC125301697 gene encoding aminopeptidase B isoform X1 — protein MDKINALHSDKADDVATSSSFRQFKIEHFHLDLSVDFDKKNISATETLRLRCIRDQQSEVLLDIHPSLSFQEVSYCQGYDDTEWKKVEFLTRDFTSYGTTLVVKFPAPWKADEKFRVAIKYAATDGPGVCWLNPEQTAGKTKPYVFTQGQAVLNRSLFPCFDTPAVKSTYSAAVKVPEGFTAVMSATTWEHRKADNSFLFRMEQPIPSYLVALAVGDLVSAEVGPRTRVWSEPCLLEAAKTEYDGVIEGFLSVGEKLFGPYVWGRYDVLFMPPSFPFGGMENPCLTFVTPCLLAGDRSLADVIVHEICHSWFGNLVTNANWGDFWLNEGFTMYAQRRVCRELYGEAYTCLEAATGRALLKQHIDNTGEDHPLNKLRVKIKPGVDPDDTYNETPYEKGFCFVSYLAHLVDDQSRFDSFLQAYVDKFKFCSVMSEDTLEFFLEYFPELHKKGVHQIKGLEFESWLNVPGWPPYLPDLSAGQSLMKPAEQLAELWVQPSLDMTAIGKVNAKPWKTYQTVYFLEQILGKSPLPEGNMKKLEEHYPHIVESSNAELRLRWAQIIAKNQHQPGYQHIRKFLSSQGKQKYTLPVYRALWGGSKETRALATDVFSSTAHQLHVNVRNYVKKILS, from the exons ATGGACAAAATCAACGCCTTGCATTCGGATAAAGCTGACGATGTGGCTACTTCTTCCAGCTTCCGTCAATTCAAGAtcgagcattttcatcttgacCTCAGCGTTGATTTTGATAAGAAAAATATATCAGCCACCGAGACTCTCCGGCTGAGGTGCATTCGGGACCAACAAAGCGAAGTGCTGCTAGATATCCACCCGTCTCTGAGCTTCCAAGAGGTGTCCTACTGCCAGGGCTACGATGACACCGAATGGAAAAAAGTAGAATTTCTCACCAGGGACTTCACAAGCTATGGTACCACTCTGGTCGTTAAATTCCCTGCGCCGTGGAAAGCCGATGAAAAATTCCGGGTGGCTATCAAATATGCTGCCACTGACGGACCAGGG GTGTGCTGGCTGAATCCTGAGCAGACCGCGGGGAAGACCAAACCGTATGTCTTCACTCAAGGCCAGGCGGTGCTCAACCGGTCCCTCTTCCCCTGCTTCGACACTCCAGCGGTGAAGAGCACCTACTCGGCCGCGGTGAAG GTGCCTGAGGGCTTCACAGCGGTCATGAGCGCCACCACGTGGGAACACAGGAAGGCGGACAACAGCTTCCTGTTCCGCATGGAGCAGCCCATCCCCTCCTACCTGGTGGCGCTTGCTGTGGGGGACCTGGTGTCCGCCGAGGTGGGGCCCAg GACTCGTGTGTGGTCAGAGCCGTGTCTGCTGGAGGCCGCTAAGACTGAGTATGACGGCGTGATCGAAGGCTTCCTGTCTGTTGGAGAGAAGCTGTTTGGGCCATACGTGTGGGGAAG GTATGACGTGCTGTTCATGCCGCCCTCCTTCCCCTTCGGTGGCATGGAGAACCCCTGCCTGACGTTCGTGACCCCGTGCCTGCTGGCGGGCGACCGCTCGCTCGCCGACGTCATCGTGCACGAGATATGCCACAGCTGGTTCGGTAACCTGGTGACCAACGCCAACTGGGGAGACTTCTGGCTCAACGAGGGGTTCACTATGTACGCCCAGAGACGCGTGTGCCGGGAGCTCTACG GTGAGGCGTACACCTGTCTGGAAGCTGCCACAGGCCGCGCCCTGCTGAAGCAGCACATAGATAACACCGGAGAGGACCACCCCCTCAATAAACTACGCGTCAAAATCAAGCCAG ggGTGGACCCTGATGACACCTATAATGAGACACCCTATGAGAAGGGCTTCTGTTTTGTCTCATACCTGGCTCACCTGGTGGATGACCAGAGCCGCTTTGACTCCTTCCTCCAG GCCTACGTGGACAAGTTTAAGTTCTGCAGCGTGATGTCCGAGGACACGCTGGAGTTCTTCCTGGAATACTTCCCTGAGCTGCACAAGAAGGGCGTCCACCAGATCAAGg GTCTGGAGTTTGAGAGCTGGTTGAATGTCCCCGGGTGGCCACCGTACCTGCCTGACCTGTCTGCAGGGCAGAGCCTGATGAAGCCGGCGGAGCAGCTGGCAGAGCTGTGGGTGCAGCCGAGTCTGGACATGACGGCCATCGGCAAGGTCAATGCCAAGCCCTGGAAGACCTACCAGACCGTCTACTTCCTGGAGCAGATCCTGGGGAAGTCACCACTGCCTGAGG GTAACATGAAGAAGCTGGAGGAGCACTACCCTCACATCGTGGAGTCCAGCAACGCAGAGCTGCGTCTCCGCTGGGCTCAGATCATCGCCAAGAACCAGCACCAACCGGGCTACCAGCACATCCGCAAATTCCTCAGCTCACAG ggcAAGCAGAAGTATACTCTGCCGGTGTACCGTGCCCTGTGGGGGGGTTCCAAGGAGACGCGTGCTCTGGCCACGGATGTGTTCTCCAGCACCGCGCATCAGCTCCACGTCAATGTCCGCAACTACGTGAAGAAGATCCTCAGCTGA